One part of the Aspergillus luchuensis IFO 4308 DNA, chromosome 5, nearly complete sequence genome encodes these proteins:
- the sec13 gene encoding GTPase-activating protein SEC13 (COG:U;~EggNog:ENOG410PGDS;~InterPro:IPR036322,IPR015943,IPR001680,IPR037363, IPR020472,IPR037596,IPR017986;~PFAM:PF00400;~go_component: GO:0030127 - COPII vesicle coat [Evidence IEA];~go_function: GO:0005198 - structural molecule activity [Evidence IEA];~go_function: GO:0005515 - protein binding [Evidence IEA];~go_process: GO:0016192 - vesicle-mediated transport [Evidence IEA];~go_process: GO:0090114 - COPII-coated vesicle budding [Evidence IEA];~go_process: GO:1904263 - positive regulation of TORC1 signaling [Evidence IEA]) — MAAQVISNSGHDEMIHDAGLDYYGRRLATCSSDKTIKIFEIEGETHRLIETLKGHEGAVWCVAWAHPKFGTILASSSYDGKVLIWREQHQNATSPVAGGAWTKVFDFSLHTASVNMVSWAPHESGCLLACASSDGHVSVLEFRDNSWTHQIFHAHGMGVNSISWAPAAAPGSLISSNPGPGQQRRFVTGGSDNLLKIWDYNPETKTYNNTQTLEGHSDWVRDVAWSPSVLSKSYIASASQDKTVRIWTSDASNPGQWTSQQLEFDTVLWRVSWSPSGNILAVSGGDNKVSLWKENLKGQWEKVKDIEE, encoded by the exons ATG GCTGCTCAAGTAATCTCCAATTCCGGACACGATGAGATGATT CACGATGCCGGCCTGGACTACTACGGCCGCAGATTGGCAACATGTTCATCGGACAAGACGATAAAGATATTTGAAATTGAAGGAGAGACACATCGGTTGATTGAAACATTGAAGGG ACATGAAGGAGCTGTGTGGTGTGTGGCTTGG GCACACCCTAAATTCGGAACTATCctcgcttcctcttcgtACGATGGAAAGGTGCTCATCTGGCGCGAACAACACCAGAACGCCACGTCACCCGTCGCTGGCGGCGCTTGGACGAAGGTGTTCGACTTCTCTCTACACACCGCTTCAGTGAACATGGTATCCTGGGCTCCGCATGAGAGTGGCTGTCTCCTGGCTTGCGCCTCCTCAGACGGACATGTTAGCGTTCTCGAATTCCGTGACAACAGCTGGACTCACCAGATTTTCCACGCCCACGGTATGGGTGTGAACTCTATCAGCTGGGCACCTGCCGCCGCCCCTGGCAGCTTGATCAGCTCCAACCCTGGACCGGGCCAGCAGCGGAGGTTCGTCACTGGTGGAAGCGACAACCTGCTTAAGATCTGGGACTACAA CCCGGAAACCAAGACCTACAACAACACGCAGACTCTGGAAGGCCACTCCGACTGGGTCCGGGATGTCGCTTGGTCGCCTAGCGTTCTTTCCAAGTCCTACATCGCCTCTGCCTCTCAAGACAAGACAGTCCGGATCTGGACTTCCGATGCGTCAAACCCTGGCCAGTGGACCAGCCAGCAACTCGAGTTCGACACTGTCCTCTGGCGCGTCAGCTGGAGCCCTAGTGGAAACATCCTTGCTGTGAGCGGTGGCGATAACAAGGTCAGCTTGTGGAAGGAAAACCTCAAGGGACAATGGGAGAAGGTAAAGGATATCGAGGAGTAG
- the pex20 gene encoding protein pex20 (COG:S;~EggNog:ENOG410PQX7;~InterPro:IPR024111), whose product MSDALCGPSNALQNFQKHASVDRTLQQDRIISRQSPSQGFRSQNSSQGVLDPEFAAFESGLAGAPLHDVQHAGPFVPPSQHFPVPGPAESSNWAADFQNMHISGPSHSFHQTSGPSVAPMAAMSQQGWQNEFAQQQRPSFQQHQPHVQGLQPTFAPRFPMTGAAFPPAQATAANQQPMADTFDESAFEAAFEQARADMMSQETETAPVHAEEVVEETNYVTAESTEEKIKIGSDTIPQTEKNDQQARVNDADELARTAGQLLDSVKYDQSQKFRESNFLALMRRIRDREVQIEGDEFREVSTSSP is encoded by the exons ATGAGTGATGCTCTGTGTGGCCCCTCGAATGCGCTGCAGAACTTCCAGAAGCATGCATCTGTTGATCGTACCCTTCAGCAAGATAGAATTATTTCTCGACAATCGCCTTCTCAA GGGTTTCGATCTCAAAATTCAAGCCAAGGGGTTCTCGATCCCGAGTTCGCCGCATTTGAGTCCGGTCTAGCAGGAGCGCCGCTTCACGATGTACAGCATGCCGGCCCTTTCGTTCCTCCCTCTCAGCATTTCCCCGTACCAGGCCCGGCAGAATCGTCAAATTGGGCGGCAGACTTTCAGAATATGCATATATCGGGACCTTCGCATTCTTTCCATCAAACATCAGGACCATCAGTAGCGCCGATGGCAGCCATGTCACAACAGGGTTGGCAGAATGAGTTCGCTCAGCAGCAACGACCCTCTttccagcagcatcagccaCATGTCCAAGGGCTTCAGCCAACCTTTGCACCTCGCTTCCCTATGACTGGTGCTGCTTTCCCCCCCGCGCAAGCCACCGCAGCAAACCAGCAACCGATGGCCGACACATTTGATGAATCGGCGTTTGAAGCTGCATTTGAGCAGGCACGGGCAGACATGATGTCGCAGGAAACCGAGACTGCACCTGTTCACGCTGAGGAAGTCGTGGAAGAGACGAATTATGTTACGGCTGAAAGCacggaagagaagatcaagataGGGTCGGATACCATTCCCCAGACCGAGAAGAACGATCAACAGGCACGGGTGAATGATGCGGACGAGCTCGCCCGAACTGCGGGGCAGCTTTTAGACAGTGTCAAATATGATCAAAGCCAGAAGTTCAGAGAAAGCAACTTCCTTGCCTTGATGCGCCGCATTCGCGACCGTGAGGTTCAGATCGAGGGGGATGAATTTCGCGAAGTCAGTACCAGCAGTCCGTGA
- a CDS encoding uncharacterized protein (COG:S;~EggNog:ENOG410Q2UE), with translation MLPPSESIVHQSHKLVESQENSDQTNTITPPPPYSPSAHNPQKELEAEDASSHGETDQPSLIIIHIDASMSIQGNANSIILPSAPAPAPASALNTKASPAPILSSTSTSTVPQSTPCQRHSKLTDMATSIITALHRTGHLNSDSNPTDHSSAATDRITSPPPSVTLHINTGIKILGSGNVICVGMGGQRAMGMNVPRRKRRASSEPPEVATTAASAAKRAR, from the exons ATGCTTCCACCATCTGAATCCATCGTCCATCAATCCCACAAATTAGTCGAATCACAAGAAAATTCCGACCAAACAAACACCATTACACCGCCACCTCCATACTCTCCTTCCGCTCACAATCCCCAAAAAGAACTTGAAGCCGAAGATGCCTCCTCTCATGGGGAGACAGACCAACCCAGCCTCATAATCATCCATATCGACGCATCAATGAGCATTCAGGGCAACGCAAATAGCATTATTCTCCcatcagctccagctccagctccagcatcAGCCCTCAATACCAAGGCATCACCCGCTCCCATTCtatcctcaacatccacctcTACCGTCCCACAATCAACCCCATGCCAGCGCCATTCCAAATTGACAGACATGGCCACATCTATCATTACTGCTTTGCATCGCACAGGTCATCTCAATTCTGATTCCAATCCTACGGACCACTCTAGTGCAGCAACAGATAGAATTACATCGCCACCGCCATCTGTTACGCTGCATATCAACACCGGGATCAAAATCCTGGGAAGTGGGAACGTAATCTGTGTGGGAATGGGTGGACAAAGAGCAATGGGGATGAATgtgccgaggaggaagaggagggctTCTTCT GAACCCCCGGAGGtagctactactgctgcttctgctgctaaGAGGGCGCGGTAG
- the SFH1 gene encoding putative RSC complex subunit Sfh1 (COG:B,K;~EggNog:ENOG410PISS;~InterPro:IPR006939;~PFAM:PF04855;~go_component: GO:0000228 - nuclear chromosome [Evidence IEA];~go_process: GO:0006338 - chromatin remodeling [Evidence IEA]): protein MANMSPLRGYITSYPPRVRQYGNALLTPIIPPSQVGPTSRTTKRGTAAINYAEDGYDDEDFEDSEGPRRPTGLRSLRREESTFDKVPLAEKLGKEIHAPVEVQGVFRDWMIKRMLRPACADQLQIQAQLPLTLIPIRIDLEVPAHQPLEPFPLPRTVLDPSINPTLPAYRRPEALPAYRIKDTFLWNLHEALATPEEFAVGFVRDMDLPNPQAMTMAISNQIRQQLEEYAGVALHPLFQSVQPKPPAPQIGLSRDVSATPVSTHAATPDSRPNQVTVTKEPLVNDSILNPDDAYRCMINLNINLQNKLYTDKFEWSLLHPPGMAEEFARITCADLGLGGEWVGAIAHGIYEAALRLKKEVCESGGLISGMGGYGNEIDNQAANGAEAGWRYDPEGLGDEWEPKVETLSKEEIEKREGDRERQIRRLRRETARFSSTAGITPDASRQGSGYFDVDSETPLGRGERSKRKRRFRSLSPSGRGGTPGGRGTPDTGSGAGYGGGGGTLADWFVIPLISLHSAHTDHLLCSIGSVKLGDAPTVWSGVRPFGPYEMVRQAQELSATTVVYCTNETRWPPSGPEIYTVTICPSAGSRLGGLHKRRCFSLTPGSTLCTYTAEVRSIPLPATIPQAGVRARV from the exons ATGGCCAACATGTCCCCTCTCAGAGGTTACATCACATCATACCCGCCTCGTGTGCGCCAATATGGCAATGCGCTTCTCACCCCGATCATCCCACCTAGCCAAGTAGGCCCGACTTCACGGACGACCAAGCGAGGAACCGCCGCCATCAATTATGCGGAAGATGGttacgatgatgaagacttcGAGGACAGCGAGGGACCTCGGCGGCCAACTGGGCTAAGGAGCCTTCGACGGGAGGAGTCAACGTTCGACAAGGTGCCGCTGGCGGAGAAGCTGGGGAAAGAGATCCACGCCCCTGTTGAGGTCCAAGGGGTTTTTCGCGATTGGATGATCAAGAGGATGTTGCGACCAGC TTGCGCCGATCAGCTGCAAATTCAAGCGCAGCTCCCTCTTACCCTTATACCTATCCGTATTGATCTGGAGGTCCCAGCGCATCAACCTTTAGAACCATTCCCTTTGCCGCGAACAGTCCTCGATCCCAGTATCAACCCTACCTTGCCCGCCTACAGACGGCCAGAGGCGCTGCCTGCCTATCGCATCAAAGACACGTTCCTTTGGAATCTTCACGAGGCTCTTGCGACTCCCGAAGAATTCGCCGTAGGGTTCGTTCGCGATATGGATTTACCGAATCCACAGGCCATGACGATGGCTATTAGCAACCAGATCCGTCAACAATTGGAAGAATATGCCGGCGTTGCCCTGCACCCTTTATTCCAGAGCGTACAGCCAAAGCCCCCAGCTCCGCAGATTGGCCTGTCACGAGATGTATCTGCTACACCAGTTTCCACCCACGCCGCGACACCTGACAGCAGACCTAACCAGGTAACGGTGACCAAAGAGCCTCTCGTGAACGACAGCATACTAAACCCGGACGACGCGTATCGGTGCATGATCAACTTGAATATCAACTTGCAAAATAAGCTTTACACGGACAAATTTGAATGGTCTCTATTGCACCCTCCAGGCATGGCAGAGGAGTTTGCCAGGATTACGTGCGCGGACCTTGGTCTGGGTGGGGAATGGGTCGGAGCCATTGCGCATGGCATCTACGAGGCCGCTCTGAGACTCAAAAAAGAAGTATGCGAAAGTGGTGGACTTATCAGCGGCATGGGTGGTTATGGTAACGAGATCGACAATCAAGCTGCCAACGGCGCGGAGGCGGGCTGGCGTTACGATCCCGAGGGATTGGGCGACGAATGGGAACCCAAAGTGGAGACACTGTCAAAGGAGGAAATCGAGAAGCGCGAGGGTGATCGCGAACGTCAGATTCGTCGTCTACGTCGAGAGACGGCCAGATTCTCCTCCACTGCGGGCATAACGCCCGACGCCTCCCGACAGGGCAGTGGGTACTTTGACGTCGACAGTGAAACGCCGCTAGGAAGAGGCGAACGGAGCAAACGAAAGAGACGATTCCGCAGTCTGAGTCCCtcagggagaggaggaaccCCTGGAGGACGAGGGACTCCGGACACTGGTTCAGGAGCTGGctatggtggaggtggcggtACACTTGCCGACTGGTTTGTCATACCTTTAATATCTCTTCATAGTGCGCATACTGACCACCTTCTTTGTTCGATAGGGAGCGTCAAACTTGGAGATGCACCAACTGTATGGTCTGGGGTACGGCCGTTTGGGCCGTACGAGATGGTCCGGCAGGCCCAAGA ACTCTCTGCCACAACTGTGGTCTATTGTACGAACGAGACAAGGTGGCCCCCGAGTGGTCCAGAGATCTACACCGTCACGATATGCCCATCGGCCGGTAGTAGACTTGGTGGATTGCATAAGCGTAGATGTTTCTCTTTGACCCCCGGCTCTACGCTCTGTACCTATACGGCAGAGGTGAGGTCGATCCCTCTCCCTGCTACGATACCTCAAGCAGGGGTCAGAGCCAGAGTCTGA
- a CDS encoding putative general stress response protein Whi2 (COG:S;~EggNog:ENOG410PNDS;~InterPro:IPR011333), translating to MAAAGGASSIITQVQQTGGPPINTLGDIGGDEHITLDLRGTRFTLSRDELLTLPEFVLLSLFPNGLLPDGHMGTFHEGDIYPVDYDPASLQYMLDFFRSVAQSIPSSSPSASTSPDLDVAPDSMQGTARDMLQDRAGIIVLREDLDFYAIPPRPDIDQAEMIEVKRAAAKALLKQDGIFSGLRKSDEAGSTEQHLIEMLTAGGFDRDDRWGHRAPEPNKAVICSLALAKLRTDIRGDLSNNNAVGMAQKLLLFWRKPARRCWWEGVELDDVEGVEGKVKIWIRRVWTLEMSVIGLR from the exons ATGgctgcagcaggaggagcGTCGAGCATCATCACGCAGGTGCAGCAGACCGGCGGGCCGCCGATCAATACATTAGGAG ATATCGGTGGAGATGAACATATCACTCTTGATCTCCG GGGAACCCGCTTTACCCTCTCCCGAGATGAGCTGCTGACTCTCCCCGAGTTTGTCCTTTTGTCACTCTTTCCGAACGGTCTACTCCCTGACGGGCACATGGGTACCTTCCATGAAGGCGACATCTATCCGGTCGAC TACGATCCGGCGTCTCTGCAATATATGCTAGACTTCTTCCGATCGGTTGCTCAATCCATcccgtcatcatcaccatctgcATCGACCTCTCCGGACCTGGATGTTGCTCCCGACTCCATGCAAGGGACTGCTAGGGATATGCTTCAGGACCGTGCTGGTATCATAGTGTTGCGCGAGGATCTCGATTTCTATGCGATCCCACCTCGCCCAGATATAGACCAGGCGGAGATGATCGAGGTCAAGCGCGCGGCTGCAAAAGCATTGTTAAAACAAGACGGGATATTTTCTGGGCTGAGAAAAAGCGACGAAGCCGGCTCGACAGAGCAGCATCTCATAGAGATGCTTACTGCAGG TGGGTTTGATCGTGACGACCGATGGGGCCACCGGGCCCCAGAGCCCAACAAGGCGGTAATATGCAGCCTGGCTCTGGCCAAGTTGCGTACCGACATCCGGGGCGACCTGTCGAACAACAACGCAGTTGGCATGGCTCAGAAGCTCCTTCTATTCTGGAGGAAACCAGCCAGGAGATGCTGGTGGGAAGGAGTTGAGctggatgatgtggagggaGTTGAAGGCAAAGTGAAAATTTGGATCCGTAGAGTATGGACTCTAGAGATG AGCGTAATTGGGCTTCGATAG
- a CDS encoding dipeptidyl-peptidase III (COG:S;~EggNog:ENOG410PG5W;~InterPro:IPR005317,IPR039461;~MEROPS:MER0004247;~PFAM:PF03571;~go_component: GO:0005737 - cytoplasm [Evidence IEA];~go_function: GO:0008239 - dipeptidyl-peptidase activity [Evidence IEA];~go_function: GO:0070006 - metalloaminopeptidase activity [Evidence IEA];~go_process: GO:0006508 - proteolysis [Evidence IEA]) → MDAQAKQHYLADSPPTVVRLEVKSHFDNLTDPKLRKYAHYLSRAAFEGTRITLRQVSPESEPIYDLILELHRACDGNWSELAQKTNVSDEHLRYFLEYATQFLGNCGNYKGFGDSKFIPRLPVEALQALASATPKTKAAFDLANSTGGGIYETDEQSRMHLGYPEGGHMTTYYPDSPSITKDEITAIGDLMEQKGLPLENTRLKKTESGDFELLIASGVSSPPVRDRDLGDADIFELDGKLKGKTLRLVFGDYREEMAKVAHSVKQAGLNAANENQKRMLDAYAMSFGSGSIEAFKESQRIWVKDQKPALETNLGFVETYRDPHGVRGEWEGFVALVNLERTRAFGKLVDSAEAMIPKLPWGKDFEKDKFLSPDFTSLEVLSFQSSGIPAGINLPNYDDIRQNLGFKNVSLGNVLSAKAPNEPVPFIAEKDLEVYRRCRDAAFEVQVGIHELLGHGTGKLLQETAPGEYNFDISNPPISPVTNKPISSWYKPGQTWGSVFGAMSSSYEECRAECVAMALSCDFSILQLFGFGDGKEDLANEAGDVLFAGYLQMARAGLVALEFWDPKTQKWGQAHMQARYSILRTFLDAGGDFVKLSYTKDDLSDLEIHLDRSKILTHGRPAVEKYLQKLHVYKSTADFEAGKKLYDDITSVDEWWGTKVREIVLKNKIPRKVFVQGNTILNGDEVTLKEYEPTLEGMIQSFVERNV, encoded by the exons ATGGACGCCCAGGCCAAGCAGCACtacctggccgactcgccgCCAACCGTGGTTCGCTTGGAAGTCAAGTCTCACTTTGACAACCTTACGGACCCGAAGCTGCGGAAATATGCCCATTACCTGAGCAG AGCTGCCTTTGAGGGAACCCGTATTACCCTCCGTCAGGTCTCCCCGGAGTCTGAGCCTATTTACGACCTCATTCTCGAGCTTCATCGGGCCTGTGATGGAAACTGGTCCGAGCTCGCTCAGAAGACCAATGTCAGCGATGAGCATCTACGCTACTTCTTGGAGTATGCAACCCAATTCCTTGGGAACTGTGGTAACTACAAGGGTTTCGGAGACTCGAAATTCATTCCCCGACTCCCCGTTGAGGCACTCCAGGCTTTAGCTTCAGCCACGCCAAAGACAAAGGCTGCCTTTGATTTGGCCAATTCTACCGGTGGTGGCATCTACGAGACTGATGAGCAGTCCCGCATGCACCTCGGCTACCCGGAGGGCGGACACATGACAACATACTACCCCGACTCACCGTCTATCACAAAGGATGAGATCACGGCTATCGGAGATCTGATGGAGCAGAAAGGATTGCCCTTGGAGAACACAAGACTCAAGAAGACCGAGTCTGGTGACTTCGAACTATTGATCGCATCGGGTGTCTCCTCACCACCTGTGCGGGATAGAGATCTTGGCGATGCCGATATCTTTGAACTGGATGGAAAGCTCAAGGGAAAGACTCTTCGTCTCGTCTTTGGTGACTATCGGGAGGAAATGGCGAAGGTCGCTCACAGCGTGAAGCAGGCGGGACTTAATGCGGCAAATGAGAACCAGAAGCGGATGTTGGATGCATATGCCATGTCATTCGGCTCTGGCTCGATTGAAGCATTCAAGGAGAGTCAAAGGATCTGGGTGAAGGACCAGAAGCCGGCTCTAGAGACGAATTTGGGCTTCGTCGAAACCTACAGAGACCCCCACGGTGTGAGAGGAGAGTGGGAAGGATTTGTTGCCCTG GTCAACCTGGAGCGCACACGGGCATTTGGAAAATTGGTAGACAGTGCCGAGGCCATGATCCCCAAGCTTCCTTGGGGTAAGGATTTCGAAAAAGACAAGTTCCTGAGTCCTGACTTCACCTCCCTGGAGGTATTGAGCTTCCAGTCCTCTGGTATCCCGGCTGGTATCAATTTGCCTAATTACGATGATATTCGGCAAAACCTTGGATTTAAGAACGTTTCCCTTGGCAATGTCCTTAGTGCAAAGGCCCCCAACGAGCCTGTTCCTTTCATTGCAGAGAAGGATTTGGAGGTCTACCGTAGATGCCGTGATGCTGCGTTCGAGGTCCAGGTCGGCATTCATGAATTGCTTGGCCACGGAACCGGAAAGTTGCTCCAGGAAACAGCTCCTGGGGAGTACAATTTCGATATCTCCAATCCTCCCATTAGCCCGGTGACGAACAAGCCTATCTCATCCTGGTATAAGCCTGGGCAGACTTGGGGCTCGGTATTTGGAGCGATGTCTTCTTCATATGAAGAGTGCCGCGCAGAGTGCGTCGCTATGGCGCTCAGCTGCGACTTCAGCATTCTGCAGCTCTTTGGCTTCGGTGATGGTAAGGAAGATCTGGCGAACGAGGCCGGTGATGTTCTTTTTGCGGGATACTTGCAGATGGCTCGTGCTGGTCTCGTGGCTCTGGAGTTCTGGGATCCCAAGACGCAGAAGTGGGGACAGGCCCATATGCAGGCCCGGTACAGTATCCTACGTACCTTCCTTGATGCTGGAGGCGACTTTGTCAAGCTCTCATACACTAAGGATGACCTGTCCGATCTGGAGATCCACCTGGACCGTTCCAAGATTCTGACTCATGGTCGTCCTGCTGTGGAGAAGTACCTGCAGAAGCTGCATGTCTACAAGAGCACTGCAGACTTCGAAGCGGGCAAGAAGCTTTATGACGATATCACGTCGGTCGATGAGTGGTGGGGTACCAAGGTCCGCGAGATTGTTCTCAAGAACAAAATCCCTCGCAAGGTCTTCGTGCAAGGCAACACCATCTTGAATGGGGATGAAGTCACTCTCAAGGAGTACGAGCCTACGCTTGAAGGTATGATTCAGAGTTTTGTGGAGCGTAATGTTTGA